A stretch of the Bacillus anthracis str. Vollum genome encodes the following:
- the bla gene encoding class A beta-lactamase Bla1, whose amino-acid sequence MIVLKNKKMLKIGMCVGILGLSITSLVTFTGGALQVEAKEKTGQVKHKNQATHKEFSQLEKKFDARLGVYAIDTGTNQTIAYRPNERFAFASTYKALAAGVLLQQNSTKKLDEVITYTKEDLVDYSPVTEKHVDTGMTLGEIAEAAVRYSDNTAGNILFHKIGGPKGYEKALRQMGDRVTMSDRFETELNEAIPGDIRDTSTAKAIATNLKAFTAGNALPNHKRNILTKWMKGNATGDKLIRAGVPTNWVVADKSGAGSYGTRNDIAIVWPPNRAPIIIAILSSKDEKGATYDNQLIAEAAEVIVNAFR is encoded by the coding sequence ATGATAGTTTTGAAAAACAAGAAAATGCTAAAAATAGGGATGTGTGTTGGTATATTAGGTTTAAGTATTACAAGCCTAGTAACTTTTACAGGAGGTGCATTGCAAGTTGAAGCGAAAGAAAAGACTGGACAAGTGAAACATAAAAATCAGGCGACGCATAAAGAGTTCTCTCAACTTGAGAAAAAATTTGATGCTCGATTAGGTGTATATGCGATTGATACTGGTACAAATCAAACAATCGCTTATCGACCTAACGAAAGGTTTGCCTTTGCATCAACTTACAAGGCTTTAGCGGCAGGGGTATTACTGCAACAGAACTCTACTAAGAAATTAGATGAAGTTATTACTTATACGAAAGAAGACTTAGTGGATTATTCACCTGTTACAGAGAAACATGTAGATACTGGAATGACACTAGGAGAAATTGCGGAGGCTGCTGTTCGTTACAGTGATAATACTGCAGGGAACATTTTATTTCATAAAATAGGCGGACCGAAAGGATATGAAAAAGCGCTTAGACAGATGGGGGACCGGGTTACTATGTCTGATCGTTTTGAAACAGAATTAAACGAGGCTATTCCAGGAGACATTCGTGACACCAGTACAGCGAAAGCAATTGCTACGAATCTTAAAGCTTTTACGGCCGGAAATGCGCTTCCAAATCATAAACGTAACATTCTTACAAAGTGGATGAAAGGAAATGCTACAGGAGACAAACTTATTCGTGCAGGTGTGCCTACTAACTGGGTAGTTGCAGATAAATCAGGAGCTGGAAGTTACGGGACACGAAATGATATTGCTATCGTTTGGCCACCAAATAGAGCACCTATTATCATCGCAATTTTATCTAGTAAAGATGAAAAAGGGGCTACCTATGATAATCAACTCATTGCAGAGGCGGCTGAAGTTATAGTTAATGCTTTTAGGTGA